In Trichlorobacter lovleyi, the DNA window CTAGCCAAAAATCACCGAACCGCCCAGGCCAGGCACCGCCACAACGCCATCAGCATCAGCACAGTTGGCCGCAACAGCCTTACCCGCTTTTGGAAGAGCTCAAGCAACGCTTTTGGACTGACACCGATTGACACCCTCCCCCCAATTGGCCTATAGTTTTCTGATGCAAGATTTGAAACATTTGACCCGGCCCCAAAAGAACTTCTTTCAGCGCCACTGGAAAGGTGCTGTTCTCTGCATCGCCCTGGCACTCCTCTTGATTCCTTTAAGTGTCCTGCTGGTCCGGAAAGGCGCCCAGGCGGTCTCAGCCTGGCAGGATTCCCGTCAGCAGGCCGGCCGAAAGGCGCAGCCGATCTCGCTGGGGGATGACCTCTTTGCCACTGCCAGCAGCCTGATTCCCACTGCCGTTGCCAATGGAGAGATCCTGACAGCAACCGCCCCTGACGGCACGACGCTCAACCTTTCGATCAACCCGGCACTGCAGCAGCGGGTACAGGGATATCTGGAACAGACCCGCCCCCCCTACGCGATCTTTGTTGCGGTTGAACCGGCAACCGGCAGGGTGCTTTCCCTTGCCGGATATTCCGCCACAGACCCGAACTGGCAGCAGCAGGCCGCCTATCAGGTCTACCCGATGGCCTCACTGTTCAAGATGGTAACGGCGGCGGCAGCCCTGGAAAACCGCAAGATCCACCCTGCCACAGTGCTGGAGTTCCGGGGACGTCTGGTCTCTGAAACCCCCAAAAACTGGGATCCCAGTCCCAGAGGGCGCAACAACAAAATGGACGTGACCGAAGCCATGGCCAAATCGGTCAACCCGATCTACGGCATGATCGCCAGCGACCTGCTGGGCAGAGAACAACTCAAGCAGGCCTGTAACCGTTTCGGCTTCAACCGCAGCCTGTTGCTACCCGGTGTCCCGGCAGTGCCCAGCGCGGCACCTGCGGCAGAGACCACCAATGACCTGCGTTTGCAGGGCTGCGGGCTTGATCACGGTTTGCAGGTCTCACCCATTCATGCCGCTGTCATTACGGCTGCCATCGCCAACCGTGGCACCATGATGGCGCCGCGGCTGGTTGATCAGGCAGCACGTGACGGCAAGGAGCTGAAGGTTCCGACGGCCCGCGAACTGGAACGGGTGATCAGCCCAGAGACCGCCAACAG includes these proteins:
- a CDS encoding penicillin-binding transpeptidase domain-containing protein; the encoded protein is MKHLTRPQKNFFQRHWKGAVLCIALALLLIPLSVLLVRKGAQAVSAWQDSRQQAGRKAQPISLGDDLFATASSLIPTAVANGEILTATAPDGTTLNLSINPALQQRVQGYLEQTRPPYAIFVAVEPATGRVLSLAGYSATDPNWQQQAAYQVYPMASLFKMVTAAAALENRKIHPATVLEFRGRLVSETPKNWDPSPRGRNNKMDVTEAMAKSVNPIYGMIASDLLGREQLKQACNRFGFNRSLLLPGVPAVPSAAPAAETTNDLRLQGCGLDHGLQVSPIHAAVITAAIANRGTMMAPRLVDQAARDGKELKVPTARELERVISPETANSLTRMLLSTVTSGTSRRAFRSGEGRQLVREMQIAAKTGSIDGDNPKGHYSWFAAYAPADRPQIALVALVINGDKWKIKASQLGEQALAEFFRQGR